Within Pangasianodon hypophthalmus isolate fPanHyp1 chromosome 11, fPanHyp1.pri, whole genome shotgun sequence, the genomic segment agttcttccacaccaaccttggcaaatcatgtcttcaccAACCACACTCAGCCATGACAATGCACAGAAGCATTGTCATGGCTTTGGACttagtctcttagttccagtgaatggaTGCTCcagcctacaaagacattctaagACAATTCtatgcttccaaatttgtggcaacagtttggggaaggcccgcatatgggtgtgatggtcaggtgtccacaaacctttggccatccATTGTATGAATATGATGACAATAACACTGACTTGTCTTGTACAATATTCCAACAGCATATTcaaatgtaatgtgatgtgataATCATCTACATGCCAATTATAGCGCCAGCAATATAGGTTCTATATCTTCAGTATGAGTTCAATTACATTATCTTGTAATACTTCAGATTATTGTAGCCAAATTTTGTAACTGAATGTCTGCTATCAGTTTATCTCCTGCTAAATACTGCATTTAGATTTCTGGGGTTTTTCATATATACTATTTTAGCTGCAATTTTCCTCTAAATCACTTCGCCTGATATTCATCCCAACACCTGCCTGACAGCTTAAAGGAGTAACTTACGTCACTgtaggtacaaaaaaaaaaaaaattcttattgaACTTCTGATGTGTGGAAAGCCATACGGTTAATCAACACCTAAAAGATCAGTTGCAATGCATACTTGAAAAGCCTCATACTCACTATTTAAGTTGGAATAAGGagtattatattattgtaaCATTCTCGAAAAAGTGTCACTTATATTTCaaagtggaattaaaaaaaaacacacattttgcaTCTGTATACTAAATGCATGATTTTCATGTCACTCTTTGACATGTAATTTTAccagtttttattaattttgcatATGTATAGTAAAAGCATTAATTAgcacattgtaaatataaataagtgtgAAGTTACCATATTACTGACTGTCCTTATTCAGCACATTACAAATGCCACAATTACATAATTTGTTCTCTTTAATATAAGACAGTCTGGAAAAATCTGTTAGAAGTTGCTAAaactgaattctggaaaaccaACTTAGACAAAACATCTGGTTTTGAATagaatttagcttttttttttaacaccaatATACTGACATTTCTAggttaagaaaaaagaaatatatttatgaaaactatgtttaaatgtttttatttaggttatTTTCTAACCTTGACTTGGCCTCTGTCTGTAATGATAACAATATAACGATAATGTGATGAAGTTCATGGTGCTCCTACACCCAGCAGAGCTCTTACACACTGTGTACAAACAACAAAGGATGAGgtttttacaatgtttaattgGCTTAATAGAAgatattaataacaagaaatttagccaacagaacagaagtgaCTGAATGAACAGCAACTTTTTCCTCACTAGTCACAGTTACATGGAAACTTTTTGTTTCagtcggaatgaaatcaatcagattgattaatccgatcgcagtgtttacaagaacgctgaataaagtaatcgggttgatatgcgcgtttacatgacagaatcggatttgatcttctgacatgcgcacagtgcacgaatacacaTTTCCCaccgttccaacatgcagatactagcagccactctcttgccattgcttctttttttcattttaaaaagcagacttaacatttgcctatttcagctgctaattagaagacgatgAGCGCGTGATGTGctgtgcggtactgcgtgtatttatcaagcaattaaaatgcctcttcccgagcccagaacaaggcgtctgtggatgagggtccgaagcaaggactggcgggacaacgtcgtcttgcaccacttcacagacgaggagtggaaggagaattttaggatgacacgacagtcatttatgacactatgctcaacGGTGGAGGGGAAcgtggcacctggtgaggctatggtcagagccccaataccactgacagccgtgcgtcatacgtcattacgtgatttgtacatcattgcacatgcgcagaactatctggtttcattttcaatccaatgaagtgtttacatgtcctctccatcggattagaaaaggtttaaaccaccccttacgatccgaatgaaattttaatcagttttggccaattcattccgattgacgtgtttacatgtgacttttaaaatctgattgtgcttctagtccaattacgatcggattattagtgtccatgtaaacgcagctatTGTCTCCGTACTCTGCATTTCATTGTCTCTGTACTTGCattctgacaatgacaataaagttgaactttattaacctaacctaacctaaagTGACCTTTATCTCAGATGATGAGACAGtaactgatgtggatgatgctgataatcaaagtgataaTCAGACTATTCCCAATTTAAACGTATAATTCGTGAACATTTGGGAATAATATTGTTTTTCCACAAGATCCATGAGATTAGATTATAAATGTTGAGGTAGGACTCGCACACAATTcctctttcagtggaattggaacgAAAtctttaaattcagttttattcacTTTTGAGGGTAACTGGATTTTAAATTGCTATAACTTCATTTCCTGGCTGAgacacatgcaaaagagaaaagctgtagttttcagaattaTATAAAGTAAGAAATGAgcaaatttgaccatgtgatGGATTTCTGCCGGCCGCCACACctatgtaaaagaaaagaaagaaaaaaaaaaaagaaaatcagataTTTGTGGCTTTTTGAATTGAAATTTTGGATATTTCCCGCGTTTCTGAGCCGTTTGGCTTTCCATAACCCCGCCGCAAACCCGGGACTGTAGAGACAACAAAGCCCAAGTGAGCGAGTCTGCAAACGGAGCGCAGGCATGGGAACGATATCACAGCTCTCATCCTCTACTTCATtccacatgcatgcatgcacagcCATGAAGGAAACAACAACCGAAATGCATCCAGATAATAagcaataatatttttttccatgcacAGGACTGCAGATGGGATCGTGCAATAGGTATagcctttcttctttttcttacttcactgtaaattttattactagaaaataatgtaaagatATGCATTCAGTAATTCAGAGTTTTTATTCCATGGTCTCTAGAGAAGAACTCCAATTGAGTCGATATCTTATTTGAGCCTCTGTATCTAATGATCTTACTATTGCACTGTATGCAAGATTTGTATGATCCACTGCATACTGCATATATGCAGAAGCAGAATATTTCCAATATtgctaatcatttatttaagttatttaaGTCTACTGTTGCTGTGTTATGTGGCTTAgtacaataaaatgtttaaaacatcaccactgaaatgaaatcagctaccaattttattttatttatttattttaaatatttctttcaaTTTGTGTGCATGCTGTGATAAGGGTTACAGAGGGCTTCATTTAACCTCTGCAGGCAGCCAGATAGTATCTCCAGTCACTAATCCCTACTGTCTCCCCATGCAGGTTATCATCTTTTCTCTAAGATAAGAAACACATCAGCCACCATAATGGATGCAGTGCCAGAATACTCGATTTTCCTTGTCAGGATTTTGGAGGAACTAGACACTAAGTACAGCACTGTGTCATATCAGGATCTGTGTAAGTCTCTGTGTGCACGTTTTGACCTGGTTCATCTGGCAAAATTGAGGAGCTTGCTCTTCTACACGGCATGTTTGGATCCTAGTTTTCCCGCTACCTTATTTAAGGACAAAATGAGGTGTTCGGTGGAAGATCAGCAGTCTAAGAAACTCATGGTAGCTGCGGACATTGTGACCATGTTCAACCTCATCCAGATGAATGGTGGGATGGCCAAAGACAGGTTACCAGTTATTCAGAAACCCAAGTTTCATAAAAATCAATCCTTTGAGTCCTGCAGGTCTGATACAGATGTGTATAAATACAAcgagtgtgaaagtgtgtataGTCACACCGACAGAAGGGGTCACCATGCTTCGCGGAACTCACCCTGCCCCAAATCTGAGTGCAACAGCTGTCAGCCATTTATACCAGCTTCAGAGCCCAATTTTCTCCTGGGAGTCAGTAAGGATCTGAAATGTAGAGCAGCATCACTGGATAAGCTGCAGCATCTGCCTCAGTATGCCAGTGCCAGTCCTCCTCCGTGTGAGATGCAGAGCACCTACTTCCCCATGGACATCGATAGCGAGTCCACTACCGACCACGACTCCCTGCACATCAACCCGGGTGGCAAGGACGTTTTTCTGCCTAACTCCGAGTCTTTCACCGTGCACTCGTGTGTGCAAAAGCGGAATATTTTCAAGGAGGACTTTCACAACCTTGTTGCCTTTTCGCCCCATGTGATCTCTACGGAGTCTAAAACCAGTGCCAGAGACAGTGGAGATTACCACAGGAGGGAATTGCACAAGCCTCCAACATTCTTTAATCACAGCTTTGAGTTGCCATATAGCAACCCTTATTTTGAACCGGTCAACTCACCTATACAAAGCAAAGGACGAGTGAAGCACGAGAGTCTAGACGACTTGCAGGCATCCACATATTTTGGTCCAACAACGGTTACTGAGTGTGTGAACACCAGGAGGACTTCTGGGAAGCAGAGCAGGCAGTCTGCCTGGCCTGTCAAGAGCTTAAGCCTGAACGCAGACGAGGGCTCTGAATTTGAGAGATCCTTTTTAAACCATAAGGTGCCAGTAGACAATCACCGCCATATCAACATGATGGACAACGACCAGCACTTCCAGTGTGCCAAAGAGAAGCCCACAGCCTCTCCGTCAGGCTTCCCCAAGAAGTCCAGTGGACCAAAAATAAAGGAGATGGCCTCCGTTGGTTGTGGTCCGAGTtctgaaaagagagaaggaggaaagaaaTATAAAGACAAGAGCATCAACTGTCCATCGCTCCAGAGTGCTAACTTAGACAATGGTTTTAGTGTAGGGACTCAGACTGACCAGTCAGAACAGAGGAAGTTGAAAGACTACAGTATGCACAAGTATGCGGAGAGGCCACCTTTTAAACATGCAGATGAGGAGTGTGAGATCGTAAGTGATGACATTAGTGACATATTTCGCTTTCTGGATGACATGAGCATATGCGACTCTATTGGGCTACCCCAGTCATCCTGTTACAACAGCAATGGCTCACTCTCTCAGGTGACAAAGTCAGATGGTGATAGCTCACCCGAACGCAACACGATCAAACTAGGCAAGTCTGCCAGCAAGCTAGACCATTTATTCCACTCTCTGGAGAACACTGATGACGAGCTCAAAGCGAGCGTATGCAAGCTGGTCCTCAGGATTGGTGAAATCGAGAAGAAGCTTGAATCCCTCTCAGGAGTGCGTGGGGAGATTTCACAGGTCCTGTCCAAGCTCACCAAGCTGGATGAGAAGATCCAAGAGCCAGAAGCAAACGGAAAATCTAGTGACGGTGGCATGGCCCAGATTCAGACGGATGTGAACCTTTCACCGCACATGTTCCAGTGCCACACCACAGGTCACACTGTCAAAGtggacacaaacacagactggTGCTGCTCAGATGCTAGTGGAAGTGAAAGCCTGAGGGTGAAGGCGCTAAAGAAGAGCATGTTCACTCGCAGATCTTCCAGGTCACTGACAGAGGAGAACAGTGCTACCGAGTCTAAAGTGGCCAGCATCACCAATTCTCCTCGAGACTGGAGAACTGTCTCTTATTCAAGCCATCCGGGAGAAGAtgtgaaagagaaggacaggcaTGGTGAAGGCAAGGACAGACATAGGAAAGCCAAAGAGGTAATACATAACTGTTCTTGTTCCAGTATTTGTCATTTGGTTTGTCCGGAATTGCACCTTTTTTTGCTAACAGGGCAAATTCAATTCCCTGAAACAAGCAAAATGTTAAGATGCTGTAAGTTTATAGATAATGATAGAAGAAGTAACTAAGCTTACTAAATGGAGATAGAAGATATAAAGCATATTGTGGCTACCTGAAATGATGATCCTAACCCAGCATTTTTCCTGATTGTGTTTTGACTGAAAGTTCATCAAATTTCCTATCTGTATGCTGACTTCTGTGTTGCACTGTAAATCAAATGCCTTATGTCACTGTAAATCAAATGCCCTACAGTGAGGAATTGCTATGTTCCTTTGTTTGTCCAATTATGACAGTACAACAACAAAGTCTTGCTCATTTTATGAGTTCAGAGAAAAATGAGAGCAGCTTTCTACAGGGTACAATGAGCTGAAAGATCATATAAAATAGAAAGATAAGATAGTCAGATTATTAGGTTTATTAATGAAAGGTTTTAGAAGAATAGAGCTTTCACCACCTCCTATGTTAACACATCCATCATCTTAAACAAAGGGCAGTAGCGCATTGCAAATCTCGGATGTAAATCGTCTGATAAAAATACAAGGGGAACTACAGTGCACATTTCTGTCTACAGAATTGATTTCTGGTGCATGGGTGGAAAAGGATggtaattgttattatttcctTTGCTAGGGCTGAGGTCAAGTGTTTTGTAATGACGTTTCACCAAGAGGCTTAATTGAATTAGTGTCTTGACCTGAGTTGTGACTTCCTGAACCTTCAGAAGTATAAGCTGCATTGTGTATCTAATGCTTAGTCAAGGCTTGTACGCtttctcattttaaatgaatggcTACATTTATGTgcctaataatctgtttttaatttggctgaaataaaaaaaaatgtttatgtatacACCTTGATTGGAAAAGAGAAAACCAATCTAGGCCAATCCAAATGAAATTCCTATCTGATTAAATAGGATAGTAGATAATCTTTTTATTAATCTCTTAAAATGAAGAATAATAACCATGTGAACCTTTCTGTGTGATTACTTTTGCTAGCAGAATCTGAGTGTGCGTTCTATGCACGCGTGATTAAGTCATGGCATGCGTCTTGTGCAAtaaaatatagtgtacataatgTAATGTTAGAAAACACAGTCCATGTTACAGATTTTAACTGATTTAATATAATTGTGAGATTTGATTGGCAGTATGATGGACTTCGAACTAACTTTTTGACACAAACGCAGGGAGTACCTCTGTAAATTTCAGTGTAAGCTGAAAAATGGGGTAAAAACTTTGataaaacctttattttttcttttgttattccCAAATTTGGAGAAAGGCCAGAGAGGAACTCTGTgataacttaaataaccactttttacaaccgtggtgagcagaaaagcatgtagAACACATCATGTGAACCTTGAGgtgcagaagaccacatcaggttgcACTCCAGTCatccaagaacaagaatctgaggctatagtggaCAGTTTCAGGCTTGGAAAAGATAAGAAAAACAtctcctggtcttttttccagttttcaactgtccagtttacTGCGGTTACAAAGTTTTCTTCAAGCTTTCCATTTAATATTCATACTTGGATGATGTTTTGCTGATGGACCCCCTTGCTTCTACTTGTAATGGTAACATTGACAAAGCTCATTTCatgcgtgtgcatgtgttagGAACagattacatttacatgcatataCATGAAGTCTACAGTGTCCAGTTTAGGATACCTATAAACAGTTCATTCTGAATCCTGCAGTGAATCCGGAATGAATTGGTGAATCTCTTTGCATGTGCTGTAAATACAGCTAATGACACATTCACTAAACTTTGGCTGGAACTTATCCTTAACTAGCAGACTACGAGCTAAATGTATAATAGCCACAACAGATGAGGCATTTGGACATCACTGGACACTACTGATATATTCCTCTCGTTTTGATCATTTGGAGACTAATTTGGTTTACGTAAGTTGTACATGCGTGTACATTCTGCTGttcttttggacattttcttCTCTATGCtatccttctctttctgtctctctcctctgtttGCCTGTGTGGAGGGCAGCCAGCTCCTGtgcctctctcttctctcactcGTCTTTTGTGGAGTTGATGAATGTAGCACTGCCATAAATTCCGTCTCAGGAGTCCCTCAGCCCTGGATTCATCTTTCCGAATGGCACCTCAGGGAGCTGATACTTAATCAAAACTCGCATGGAGTAATGCAACTGGGAGAAGCTAATAGTG encodes:
- the minar1 gene encoding major intrinsically disordered Notch2-binding receptor 1; protein product: MDAVPEYSIFLVRILEELDTKYSTVSYQDLCKSLCARFDLVHLAKLRSLLFYTACLDPSFPATLFKDKMRCSVEDQQSKKLMVAADIVTMFNLIQMNGGMAKDRLPVIQKPKFHKNQSFESCRSDTDVYKYNECESVYSHTDRRGHHASRNSPCPKSECNSCQPFIPASEPNFLLGVSKDLKCRAASLDKLQHLPQYASASPPPCEMQSTYFPMDIDSESTTDHDSLHINPGGKDVFLPNSESFTVHSCVQKRNIFKEDFHNLVAFSPHVISTESKTSARDSGDYHRRELHKPPTFFNHSFELPYSNPYFEPVNSPIQSKGRVKHESLDDLQASTYFGPTTVTECVNTRRTSGKQSRQSAWPVKSLSLNADEGSEFERSFLNHKVPVDNHRHINMMDNDQHFQCAKEKPTASPSGFPKKSSGPKIKEMASVGCGPSSEKREGGKKYKDKSINCPSLQSANLDNGFSVGTQTDQSEQRKLKDYSMHKYAERPPFKHADEECEIVSDDISDIFRFLDDMSICDSIGLPQSSCYNSNGSLSQVTKSDGDSSPERNTIKLGKSASKLDHLFHSLENTDDELKASVCKLVLRIGEIEKKLESLSGVRGEISQVLSKLTKLDEKIQEPEANGKSSDGGMAQIQTDVNLSPHMFQCHTTGHTVKVDTNTDWCCSDASGSESLRVKALKKSMFTRRSSRSLTEENSATESKVASITNSPRDWRTVSYSSHPGEDVKEKDRHGEGKDRHRKAKETDRQYDPHQAHRSSKVPKDSYLVEQVFSPHHYPPSVKSHMKGSPLYTDLRLTGLTDSKRPQPSWTIEEFKRNSGDKNKLSVLDLQTQESLNPNNLEYWMEDIYTPGYDSLLKRKEAEFRRAKVCKIGALIAAAACTVILVIVVPICTMKS